The Primulina tabacum isolate GXHZ01 chromosome 16, ASM2559414v2, whole genome shotgun sequence genome window below encodes:
- the LOC142529483 gene encoding uncharacterized protein LOC142529483 produces MEAAGAVMVSSSSTFLLSPKTHINFISNPLRNHPLSSSSSFPKFSRLLKTCLFRPYALTVGEAVYNSSPTETSTSKEMLPKIDKSGRFCSPRAARELALMILYAACLDGSDPVRLFEKRLNTRRESGYEFDKASILTYDHMSFGGPPVTVQTTEEAEELLRIDQKESDNEAEVLSAPPKLVYSKLILCFTRKLLVAVVEKWDSNVLAIEEVAPLNWKNEPAGRILELSILHLAMSEISFLGTRHQIVINEAVDLAKRFCDGAAPRIINGCLRTFVQKNSGGDGEVISSFKIKLNK; encoded by the exons ATGGAAGCAGCCGGGGCTGTAATGGTCTCCTCCTCTTCTACGTTTCTGTTGTCTCCTAAAACCCACATCAATTTCATCTCCAATCCCCTCAGGAACCATCCTTTATCCTCCTCCTCTTCTTTCCCAAAGTTCTCCCGCCTGCTTAAGACATGTCTTTTCCGCCCCTACGCCCTGACTGTTGGTGAAGCTGTTTACAATTCATCTCCTACCGAAACTTCTACTTCTAAAGAAATGCTGCCCAAAATTGATAAAAGCGGCAGATTTTGCAGCCCCAGAGCCGCCAGGGAACTCGCCTT GATGATTCTGTATGCTGCTTGTTTAGACGGGTCCGACCCAGTTCGCCTCTTTGAGAAAAGATTGAATACCAGAAGAG AATCTGGGTATGAATTTGACAAAGCTTCTATACTGACGTACGATCACATGAGCTTTGGAGGTCCTCCGGTCACTGTTCAGACAACTGAAGAAGCTGAAGAACTATTGAGAATTGATCAAAAGGAGTCTGACAATG AAGCGGAAGTTCTTTCAGCACCCCCAAAGTTGGTGTACAGCAAATTAATTTTGTG CTTCACTCGAAAACTTTTGGTGGCGGTCGTAGAGAAGTGGGACAGTAACGTGCTTGCTATTGAGGAAGTTGCACCCCTTAATTGGAAG AATGAACCCGCTGGTAGAATTCTGGAGCTCTCCATTCTTCACTTAGCCATGTCTGAAATTTCATTTCTTGGGACAAGGCATCAAATAGTCATTAACGAG GCTGTAGACCTTGCAAAACGTTTCTGTGATGGGGCTGCTCCTCGTATAATAAATGGTTGCCTGCGGACTTTTGTCCAGAAAAATAGTGGTGGTGATGGTGAAGTCATCAGCAGTTTCAAAAtcaagctgaacaaatga